From a region of the Zingiber officinale cultivar Zhangliang chromosome 4B, Zo_v1.1, whole genome shotgun sequence genome:
- the LOC121974766 gene encoding UBP1-associated protein 2B-like: MGRRGKRKVNRRTQPAPLHPLLSASMATKKRKVDQEDEILLPPDANSQAHHHPVVYTPVPPSDDEHGGEEEDDVSKLLELLSREHLVSLLVTAAASDPTTLSEIRRVADLDPAHRKIFVHGLGWETTKEGLHAAFSGYGDIDDCRVIFDKANGRVKGYGFVLFRHRSSACRALRRSQKLIDDRMISCQLATAGLSAHPAHHNNPGPSAGHQDNLSRKIYVGNVHPGINGAHLLSFFSQYGEIEEGPIGFDRRTGKPKGFALFVYKTAEGAMRALEEPRKDFEGHLLHCERAFDNKNKAASNQNAAASPNMAPSTGVLNVSGYASTPTDMALQQAAIMGQGLLSIGGAQAFGQGIQSNPSMLALLAEAGQNPAAFGVTPAMLATLNPAFVAAFGASGNQLSVPSAVVPQVKQVLNYGMGSTPYQGPPGFQLSTGFQGATGFQSSPSLQGPSDFQGIQEVAQRGGSSSSYLGVPMSRTTTGPMA; encoded by the coding sequence ATGGGCCGGCGAGGGAAGAGGAAGGTGAATCGTAGAACCCAACCGGCGCCGCTCCATCCGCTACTGTCGGCGTCCATGGCAACCAAGAAGAGAAAGGTCGACCAAGAGGACGAGATCCTCCTGCCTCCCGATGCCAACTCCCAGGCCCACCACCATCCCGTCGTGTACACACCCGTTCCTCCCTCCGACGACGAACATGGCGGCGAGGAGGAAGATGACGTCTCCAAGCTCCTGGAGTTGCTCTCTAGAGAACATCTCGTCTCCCTGCTTGTCACCGCTGCCGCCTCCGACCCCACCACCCTCTCCGAGATCCGCCGCGTCGCGGACCTCGATCCCGCCCACCGCAAGATCTTCGTCCACGGCCTCGGATGGGAGACCACTAAGGAAGGTCTCCACGCCGCTTTCTCTGGCTATGGAGACATTGATGACTGCCGCGTTATCTTTGATAAGGCCAACGGCCGAGTCAAGGGGTATGGCTTCGTCCTCTTCCGTCACCGCAGCTCTGCCTGTCGTGCCCTCCGCCGCAGCCAAAAACTGATAGACGACCGCATGATCTCCTGTCAGCTAGCCACTGCCGGACTCTCTGCTCATCCCGCCCACCACAACAACCCTGGCCCCAGCGCTGGTCATCAGGACAACCTATCTAGGAAGATCTACGTGGGGAACGTTCATCCAGGTATTAACGGTGCGCACCTCCTCAGCTTCTTTTCCCAGTACGGCGAGATTGAGGAGGGTCCGATCGGTTTCGATCGACGCACTGGAAAGCCGAAAGGTTTTGCTCTCTTTGTCTACAAGACAGCGGAGGGTGCCATGAGGGCTCTCGAAGAGCCAAGAAAAGATTTTGAGGGCCACCTACTACATTGCGAACGGGCCTTCGATAACAAGAATAAGGCGGCATCCAACCAGAATGCCGCGGCTTCACCAAATATGGCTCCAAGCACAGGAGTTCTGAATGTATCTGGTTATGCAAGCACCCCAACAGATATGGCGTTACAACAAGCTGCGATCATGGGGCAAGGCCTTCTTAGCATAGGTGGCGCACAAGCCTTTGGCCAGGGGATTCAGTCAAATCCTTCGATGCTTGCGCTACTTGCAGAAGCTGGGCAAAATCCGGCTGCTTTTGGGGTCACACCTGCCATGCTAGCTACCTTGAACCCTGCTTTTGTAGCTGCATTTGGTGCATCTGGTAACCAGCTATCTGTACCTTCTGCAGTTGTTCCTCAGGTGAAACAGGTTCTAAACTATGGGATGGGAAGTACTCCATATCAAGGACCTCCAGGATTTCAACTATCTACAGGATTTCAAGGGGCTACTGGTTTCCAAAGTTCACCAAGTCTCCAAGGCCCATCAGATTTTCAGGGGATTCAAGAAGTTGCTCAACGAGGTGGAAGTAGCAGTTCTTACCTGGGAGTTCCAATGTCAAGAACAACGACTGGGCCTATGGCCTGA